Proteins encoded by one window of Pempheris klunzingeri isolate RE-2024b chromosome 14, fPemKlu1.hap1, whole genome shotgun sequence:
- the trim47 gene encoding E3 ubiquitin-protein ligase TRIM47 yields MATAGAAGDDLKKELTCAICLDFFKDPVILKCGHNFCRFCICMHWDENGGDYGYQCPQCRTVFNKRSFTKNYLVQNLVAKLDDLECLGSCPTPSKPLKVDGKCEQHGEELKLYCQTDKRPICVVCRESRAHRHHEVAPVPEVVNDMKMELKLRLMELNWQKSQCVKVITADERTKSEVRLKKQRLKEKIEADVGALVQFLLDERDSLLESLDAEEVATMAIIDDNLKIVETEVAAVDKAITNIHSHISGKTSFESLAETFNEVIHCKPFTSLETVNCQTEFTDFSGPFQLIMWKKMMHVLHTMPQNLTLDPDTAHPNLLISDFDTKVEEGRVRNQEPDLPGRFTRFCGVLATAQYSSGQHYWEVDVKDKGVWYLGVTTECSNRKGFVSLTPSAGYWSLCLQDRLYANGEDGRIPVADYWNSPRVGVYLDYDNGRLSFYDAVTMKRLYMFDTCFEEPVYPFFSPGKNDPCSRLQICHYY; encoded by the exons ATGGCCACTGCGGGAGCAGCTGGAGACGACCTGAAGAAAGAGCTCACATGTGCTATCTGTTTGGACTTCTTCAAGGACCCCGTTATACTGAAATGCGGCCACAATTTCTGTCGTTTTTGCATCTGCATGCACTGGGATGAAAATGGCGGAGACTACGGCTATCAGTGCCCTCAATGCCGAACG GTATTCAACAAGAGGAGTTTCACTAAAAACTACCTGGTGCAGAACTTGGTGGCCAAACTGGACGACCTGGAGTGTCTGGGGTCCTGTCCTACACCATCTAAGCCCCTTAAAGTCGATGGCAAATGTGAACAACATGGAGAAGAGCTGAAATTATACTGCCAGACTGATAAGAGGCCCATTTGTGTTGTGTGCAGGGAGTCTAGAGCACACAG ACACCATGAGGTAGCACCAGTTCCAGAAGTTGTCAATGACATGAAG ATGGAGTTGAAACTGAGGCTAATGGAGCTCAACTGGCAGAAATCTCAATGTGTAAAAGTTATAACAGCTGATGAGCGCACCAAAAGTGAAGTGAGG TTAAAGAAACAGAGGCTCAAGGAGAAGATTGAGGCGGATGTTGGGGCCTTGGTCCAGTTCTTGTTAGACGAGAGAGACTCCCTTCTTGAGAGCCTGGATGCTGAGGAAGTGGCCACCATGGCCATCATAGACGACAACTTGAAGATCGTGGAGACGGAGGTGGCAGCTGTGGACAAAGCTATCACTAATATCCACAGCCACATCAGTGGGAAAACTAGCTTTGAA AGCCTTGCCGAGACATTTAACGA agTCATCCATTGCAAGCCTTTCACATCTCTTGAGACGGTTAATTGTCAGACGGAATTTACAGACTTCTCAGGGCCCTTCCAGCTTATCATGTGGAAGAAGATGATGCACGTGCTGCACACCA TGCCTCAGAACCTCACCTTAGACCCAGACACTGCTCACCCAAACCTGCTTATCTCAGACTTTGACACAAAAGTGGAGGAGGGTCGTGTTCGTAACCAGGAGCCCGACCTGCCAGGCCGCTTCACTCGGTTCTGTGGTGTCCTTGCGACAGCCCAGTACTCCAGCGGCCAGCACTACTGGGAGGTGGATGTGAAGGACAAAGGTGTGTGGTACCTGGGAGTCACCACCGAGTGCAGCAACAGGAAGGGCTTCGTCAGCCTGACTCCCTCTGCAGGGTACTGGAGCCTGTGTCTGCAGGACCGGCTGTACGCCAACGGAGAGGACGGGCGCATCCCTGTCGCCGACTACTGGAACTCTCCTCGGGTCGGCGTGTACCTGGACTACGACAACGGACGTCTTAGTTTCTATGACGCCGTCACAATGAAGAGACTGTACATGTTCGACACCTGCTTTGAAGAGCCTGTCTATCCTTTCTTCAGCCCAGGGAAGAACGACCCAtgcagcaggctgcagataTGCCACTATTACTGA